Within the Polaribacter pectinis genome, the region AGTACAGGTTATGATGGTAATCCATGTAACATGCACTTAAACAATTTGGCTGCAGAAGTAAAAGTGGAATCTAAAATTGCAGGTTTAGTCGGTTTAGGATTCAATACAATTGGAGTTTCAGACGGAATTTCAATGGGAACATCAGGGATGAATTATTCATTAGCTTCCAGAGATATTATTGCAGATTCTATAGAAACTGTTATGAATGCACAAAGTTACGATGCATTGGTTTCTGTGGTTGGTTGTGATAAAAATATGCCAGGAGCCGTTATTGCAATGTTGCGTTTAAATCGTCCGTCAATTATGATGTATGGAGGAACAATTGCATCAGGAAATTATAAAGGAAGAAAATTAAATATTGTTTCTGCTTTTGAAGCTTTAGGTCAAAAGGTGGCAGGAGAAATAGAAGAAGAAGAATACAGGGAAATCATTAAGAGAGCAATTCCAGGAGCAGGAGCTTGTGGAGGAATGTACACTGCAAACACAATGGCTTCTGCTATTGAATGTATGGGTTTTGCATTGCCATACAACTCGTCAATTCCTGCTGAAAATCCGAATAAATTATCGGAAGCAGAAAGAACAGCTTTAGCAATAAAAAACTTATTAGAATTAGATCTAAAACCTTTAGATATCATTTCTAAAAAATCTTTAGAAAATGCCATTGCAATTGTAAATGCTTTAGGTGGTTCTACAAATGCAGTTCTACATTTTTTAGCAATTGCGCACGCTGCAGATATCGAATTTACTTTAGAAGATTTTCAAAGAGTTTCAGATAGAACGCCATTAATTGCAGATTTAAAACCTTCTGGAAAATATTTAATGGAAGATGTTCATGGAGTTGGAGGAACACCAGCAATTATGAAATATTTATTAGACAATGGTTATTTACATGGAGATTGCATGACTGTTACAGGTAAAACTTTAGCAGAAAATTTAGCAAATGTAGAAGCAATGGAATTTGAAGATCAAGATGTAATTTATCCAAAAGATAAAGCATTAAAATCATCAGGAAATATTCAAATTATATATGGAAATCTTGCAACAGAAGGTGCTGTAGCTAAAATTTCTGGAAACGAAGGTTTATTATTTGAAGGAAAAGCAGTTGTTTACGATGGAGAACAAGCAGCAAATACAGGTATTTCTAATGGAGAAGTAGAAAGAGGAGATGTAGTCGTCATTAGGTATGTTGGACCTAAAGGTGGACCAGGAATGCCAGAAATGTTAAAACCAACTTCTTTAATCATGGGAGCAGGTTTAGGAAAATCTGTAGCTTTAATTACAGATGGTCGTTTTTCTGGAGGAACTCATGGTTTTGTGGTCGGACATATTACACCGGAAGCACAATCTGGAGGCGCAATTGGTTTGATAGAAACTGGCGATAAAATTAGAATTAGCGCAGAAGATAACTCTATAAACGTTTTACTTTCTGATGAAGAATTGGCAGAAAGAAAATCGAAGTGGGTTGAGCCAGCATTAAAACACAACAAAGGAATTTTATATAAATACGCAAAATCAGTAGCATCAGCTTCAAAAGGTTGTGTAACTGATTTGTAAATAAGAAAACAGAAAAAAGAAGCAAGAGAAAAGAAAAAAGAGACAGCTTGGAAAAATCTTTATTCTTTTATCTCTTTTCTTTCATCTAAAAATAAAAATATATGGAAACACAAACCATAAAAAACACAGATAAAGCTACTAAAACTACAGAATATATTTCTGGAAGTGAGGCAATTGTTAGATGTCTTATAGAAGAAGGAGTTAAGATTTTATACGGTTATCCAGGAGGCGCAATTATGCCTGTTTATGATGAATTGTATAAATATCAAGATAAAATTCACCATGTTTTAACACGTCATGAGCAAGGTGCAACACATTCTGCACAAGGTTATGCAAGAATTTCTGGTGAAGTTGGAGTTGCAATGGCAACTTCTGGACCTGGAGCAACAAACTTAATAACAGGAATTGCAGATGCACAGATAGATTCTACACCAATGGTTTGTATTACTGGGCAAGTTTTTTCTCATTTGTTAGGAAGTGATGCGTTTCAAGAAACAGATATTGTTGGTATTTCTACACCAGTAACAAAATGGAATTGTCAAGTTACCAAAGCAGAAGATATTCCAGAAGCAATTGCAAAAGCATTTTACATTGCAAGAAGTGGAAGACCAGGGCCAGTTTTAATTGATATAACAAAAGATGCTCAAATAGAAAAATTCGATTTTTCTTATGAAAAGTGTACGAAAGTTAGAAGTTACGTTCCAATTCCTAAAACAGTAGAAGGTTCTTTAGAAGCTGCTGCAAAGTTAATTAATGAAGCAAAGAAACCATTAGTTGTTTGGGGACAAGGAGTAATTTTAGGGAAAGCAGAAGAAGCATTTAAAGCAGTAATTGAAAAAGCAGGAATTCCTGCTGCATGGACAATTTTAGGAGCTTCAGCAATTCCTACAAAACATCCTTTAAATGTTGGTATGGTTGGTATGCATGGTAATTATGCACCAAATGTCCTAACAAATGAATGTGATGTTTTAATCGCAATCGGAATGCGTTTTGATGATAGAGTTACAGGAAAATTAGATGAATATGCTACACAAGCAAAAGTAATTCACTTTGAAATTGATCCTGCAGAAGTAAATAAAAACGTAAAGGCAGATGTTGCAGTTTTAGGCGATGCAAAAGCGACTTTAGAAGCTGTTTTGCCTTTAATTAATAGTAATTCTCATTCAGAATGGCATCAAAAATTTAAAGATTTATATGCTATTGAATACGAAAAAGTAATAAAAGACGACTTACATCCAACCAAAGAAGGTTTAACAATGGGTGAGGTTTTAAAAGAGATAAATATTCAGAGTAAAGGAAACGCAGCAATCGTATCAGATGTTGGTCAACATCAAATGATAGCTTGTAGATATGCAGAATTTAATAAAACTAAAAGTAACATTACTTCTGGTGGATTAGGAACAATGGGCTTTGGTTTGCCAGCAGCAATTGGAGCAAAAATGGCTGCGCCAGAACGTGAAGTAGTTTCTATTTCAGGTGATGGAGGTTACCAAATGACAATTCAAGAATTAGGAACTATTTTTCAGCAGAAAGCTGCTGTAAAAGTGGTGGTTTTAAATAATGATTTTTTAGGAATGGTGCGTCAATGGCAACAACTATTTTTTGAGAAACGTTATGCATCTACAGAAATGATAAATCCTAATTTTGTGGCAATTGCAGAAGGTTATTATATCAAAGCAAGAAAAGTTACTAAAAGAGAAGATTTAGCAGAGGCCGTTAAAGAAATGATGGAAAGCAAAGAAGCATACTTTTTAGAGGTTTGTGTAGAAAAAGAAGGAAATGTATTTCCAATGATTCCTACAGGAGCAAGTGTTTCAGACGTAAGATTAGAGTAATAAAATTAGAGCAAAGAATAGAGAACAAAGATTAAAGAGAAGAGTGGCAACTTTGTAACTTTAAACTTTAAACCTTGAACTTAAAAGTATGAGTACAGAAAAACAATTATTTACCATATCAGTTTATACTGAAAATAATATTGGATTGTTGAATAGAATTTCAGCAATATTTCAAAGAAGACACATCAATATAGAGAGTTTAAATATTTCTCCATCTGAAATTGAAGGGGTTGCTAAATTTACTATTGTTGTAAATATGATTGAAGAAAATGTTAAGAAAATCATTGGTCAGATAGAGAAACAAGTAGAGGTTATTAAGGCATATTATCACGATTTAGATGAAATTATTTATCAAATTTCAGGATTGTTTAAAATTAAATCTGAATTATTGTTTGAAGAACGTCAAATTCAGAATATAATTAAAGAAAGTAATGCCAGAATTGTTACTGTTAACAAAGAATTCTTTGTATTGGAAAAATCTGGTAAAAAAGAAGAAATCATTGAACTATACAATGAATTAAGTCCTTTTGGAATTATGCAATACACACGTTCAGGATTAATAGCAATATCTAAAGACGAAATGAAAATTTCAACATTATTAGAAACATACAACAACTAAAAATAGATTAAAGAGTAAAGATTTTTCTTTATGCTTATCAAAAATTAAAACAAAAAAAATGTCAAATTATTTTAACACATTAACATTAAGAGAGAAATTAGAACAATTAGGAAAATGTCGTTTTATGGACGCTTCAGAATTTGAAGACGGAGTAAGCGCATTAAAAGGGAAGAAAATTGTTATTGTGGGCTGTGGAGCACAAGGATTAAACCAAGGATTAAATATGAGAGATTCTGGTTTAGATATTTCTTATGCTTTAAGACAAGCAGCAATCGATCAAAAAAGACAATCATTTAAAAATGCAACTTCTAACGATTTTAAAGTTGGTAATTATGAAGATTTAATTCCGTCAGCAGATTTAGTTTTAAATCTTACTCCAGACAAACAACATACAAATGCAGTAAATACTGTAATGCCTTTAATGAAAAAAGGAGCAACATTATCGTATTCTCACGGTTTTAATATTGTGGAAGAAGGAATGAAAATTCGTAAGGATTTAACGGTAATTATGGTGGCTCCAAAATGTCCTGGATCTGAAGTTCGTGAAGAATATAAAAGAGGATTTGGTGTACCAACTTTAATTGCTGTGCATCCAGAAAACGACCCAGAGAATAAAGGTTGGGAACAAGCAAAAGCTTATGCAGTAGGAACTGGAGGAGATAGAGCTGGAGTTTTAGCATCTTCTTTTGTTGCAGAAGTAAAGTCTGATTTAATGGGAGAACAAACTATTTTATGTGGTTTGTTACAAACAGGAGCTATTTTGTCTTTCGATAAAATGGTAGAAAAAGGAATCGAGCCAGGTTATGCTGCAAAATTAATTCAATATGGTTGGGAGACTGTAACTGAAGCTTTAAAGCATGGAGGAATCACAAATATGATGGACAGATTGTCTAATCCTGCAAAAGTAGAAGCTTTTAGAATTTCTGAAGAATTAAAAGACATTATGCGTCCATTATTCCAAAAACATATGGACGATATTATGACAGGTCATTTCTCTAAAACCATGATGGAAGATTGGGCAAATGATGATGTTAATTTATTAAAATGGAGAGCTGCAACAGGAGAAACTGCTTTCGAAAAGCAAGAAATTACTTCGGATGAAATTTCTGAACAAGAATATTTCGACCATGGAACTTTATTAGTTGCTTTTGTTAGAGCTGGTGTAGAATTGGCTTTTGAAGCAATGACAGAATCTGGAATTATTGAAGCTTCAGCATATTACGAATCTTTACACGAAACGCCATTAATTGCAAATACAATTGCAAGAATGAAATTAGCAGAAATGAATCGTGTAATTTCTGATACAGCAGAATATGGTTGTTATTTATTCGACCACGCTTGTAAACCTCTTTTAACTGATTTTATGAAAACAGTTGATACAAATATTATTGGAAAGAAATTTACAGATTCTAATGAGGTTGATAATCAAGAATTGATTAGAATTAACAGCATTATTAGAAATCATCCAGTAGAAAAAGTTGGGGCAAAATTAAGAGCTTCAATGACAGCAATGAAAGTTATAAAATCTGCTTAATTAATAAAGATTTTAACACTTATAAAAACCTGTCAGAATTTAAATCTGACAGGTTTTCTTTTTACATTTGACTATGCAAACGAAACCAATTTATTTCCCAAGTTTAGAAAACATAAAAGCTGCTGCCAAGAAGTTAGAAGGTGTTGCTTACAAAACTCCTTTAAACGTAAATATTAATCTTTCTAAAGAATTAGAGGCGAATATTTTATTTAAAAGAGAAGATTTACAAGTGGTTCGTTCTTATAAAATTAGAGGTGCTTACAATAAAATGTCTTCTTTAAATGCAGATGAAAAACAGCGAGGAATTGTTTGTGCAAGTGCAGGAAATCATGCACAAGGAGTTGCTTTGTCTTGTAAATTATTACAGATAAAAGGAACTATTTTTATGCCTTCGCCAACACCAAATCAAAAAATAAGCCAAGTAAAAATGTTTGGAGAAGATTTTATTGATGTGGTAATTGAAGGCGATACTTTCGACGATGCTTTTAACGCAGCAACTTTAGAATGTGATGCAAAAAAGAAAACCTTTATTCATCCTTTTAATGATGAAAAAGTAATAGAAGGACAAGCAACAGTTGGTTTAGAAATTTTAGAACAAACTGATAAAAAAATAGATTACGTTTTTGTACCAATTGGTGGTGGAGGTTTGTCTGCAGGATTATCATCTGTATTTAAAAATCTATCTCCAGACACAAAAATAATTGGGGTAGAACCAGAAGGCGCACCTTCTATGTTAACATCAATAAAGAATAAAGAAAACACTTTTTTAGCTGAAATAGATCCTTTTGTAGATGGAGCAGCAGTAAAAAAAGTGGGCGATTTAAACTTTGCTATTTGTCAGCAAAATTTGCATAATGTAATTACAGTTCCCGAAGGAAAAATATGTCAGACTATTTTAGATTTATACAACAAAGACGCTATTGTTGTAGAACCTGCAGGTGCTTTAAGTATTGCAGCTTTAGTTTTTTTTAAAGAGGATATAAAAGGGAAAAATGTAGTTTGTGTAGTTAGTGGAAGTAATAACGATATTACAAGAACAGCAGAAATTAAAGAACGTGCATTATTGTATGCGAATTTAAAACATTATTTTATTGTAAAATTTCCACAAAGAGCAGGAGCTTTAAAAGAATTCGTGGCAGAAATTTTAGGTCCAAATGATGACATCACTCATTTTGAATATACCAAAAAAAGCAACAGAGCAAATGGTTCTGCAGTGGTTGGTTTAGAGTTGAAAACATCTGCTGATTTAGCACCTTTAATCGAAAGAATGAAGAATCGTAACTTTTTTGGAGAGTACTTAAATGACAAACCAGATTTGTTTCAGTTTTTAGTGTAAGTATTAATTATGCGATTCAAATAAGATGAAAACCCGAAAACCTTTTCGTCTTTTAAAAGACAATAGAGGTATTTTACGGTTATTTTTAGTTAATTTTGATACGTAAATACGTCTAAATATTTACGACAAATCAATCAATTTTTAGACAAATTATTAAATTTCAAATTATGAAGAATACTTTTAAAGAAATTCCGAACGAATATAAAATTACTTCACTTGTAAACCAAAATACATACTTGGTTGGTGGTGAATTAAAAGAATGGAAAGGCGCAAATGCGGAAGTTTATTCAACAATTTCATCAACAAAAGAATACAAACCTACATTATTAGGAACAGTTCCAGATTTAACTGCAGATGAAGCAATAGAAGCTTTAAATGCTTCTTTAAAAGCTTACGATCAAGGGCAAGGTTTATGGCCAACTATGAAAGTAGAAGGTAGAATTGCAGCCATGGAAAAGTTTGTGGTTCAAATGAAAACCAAAAGAGAAGAAATTGTAAAATTATTAATGTGGGAAATTGGTAAATCTTTACCAGATTCTCAAAAAGAATTCGATAGAACTGTAGAATATATTTACGATACGATTGAAGATTACAAACAAATGGACAGAGATTCTGCGAAGTTTGAAAAAAACAGCGGAGTTCACGCACATATTAGAAGAGGTCCTTTAGGAGTTGTTCTATGTTTAGGACCTTATAACTATCCTTTAAATGAAACTTTTGCATTGTTAATTCCTGCTTTAATTATGGGGAATACAGCCATTTTTAAACCAGCAAAACATGGAGTTTTATTATTATCACCTTTATTAGAAGCGTTTAGAGATAGTTTTCCTGCTGGAGTAGTAAATATTATTTATGGTAGAGGTAGAGTTTTAGCGACACCAATCATGAAAACTGGTAAAGTTGATGTTTTGGCTTTAATAGGAAACAGTAAATCTGCAAATGCGATTCAGGCAAATCATCCACAGAAAAATAGATTGCGTTTAGTTTTAGGTTTAGAAGCTAAAAATCCAGGAATTGTTTTACCAGATGCAGATTTAGATTTGGCAATTAACGAGTGTATTGCAGGTGCAACTTCTTTTAACGGACAACGTTGTACTGCATTAAAAATATTATATGTTCATGAGCATATTGTAGATGAATTTAACAAGCGTTTTGCAGCAAAAGTAGATGCTTTAAAATTTGGTAATCCTTGGGAAGATGGCGTAAAATTAACACCATTACCAGAACCAGGAAAACCAGCATATATTCAAGAACTAATTGACGATGCTACTGCAAAAGGAGCAAAAGTGATTAATAAAAAAGGAGGTGAAACGACTGAAAATTATATTTTTCCGGCAGTTTTATATCCTGTTTCTAAAGATTCAAGAGTTTTTGATGAAGAGCAATTTGGTCCAGTTACACCAATCGTTTCATTTAAAAATATTCAAGAGCCTTTAGATGATATGGCTGCATCCAATTACGGACAACAAGTAAGTGTTTTTGGTAGCGAAGTAAAAACGTTAGCGCCATTAATAGACACTTTAGTAAACTTGGTTTGTAGAGTTAACTTAAACAGTGCAGCACAAAGAGGACCAGATGTGTATCCTTTTACAGGAAGAAAAGATTCTGCAGTTGCTACTTTAAGTGTGCATGATGCTTTGCGTTCTTTCTCAATTAGAACTTTTGTTGCGGCTAAAGATACAGAGTATAACAATGCTATTTTACAAGAATTGTTAGATAAAAAAGTGTCTAATTTTATTAGTACAGATTATATTTTATAATAAAATTAGAAGTTATAAATATTGAAAAACCTCCAGAATATGGAGGTTTTTTTGCTTTTGATAAAATGCTAACTATAGCTAATATTGATTTAGCTTATTCTTTCTCATAATCATGCACAAACTTTATGTGAGGACTGCTTGCCATTAAGTTAGGGTTTGTTCCTTCAATTCCTTCAGGAATTGGCTGGTTGCGTGTTTTGTAATAAGTTACCCAACTTGACATTGGATTTCCTGTACTGTCGTTAAATGTCATTGGATGAGTAAGAAAAGGAATAGAATCTGTTGGTATATTTTGAGTAGAAAACATTTTATAAACTAATTCAGAGCAATAATAAGAATCGTCATTCCATAAAAAAATATCATCATAAGGTGTATTTAATCTTTCGATTCCATACACTATTGCTTTAGAAATATAAGGTTGGTAATATTTATCTAATCTTGCAACCGTGGTTTGAGATTTGTTAAATTTATTTTTATTTCTATTCAGAAACTTTTTTAAAGGAGTTTGGCAAATTCCTTCTTTTGGTATTGCCTCCAGTACAAACCATTTTTCATCTTTTTGCATTGCTATTCCAACATGCGAATAGTTTCTAGAAAGTGAAGTAGCTGTTACTTTTTTAATTGCGTTATCTATTTCGTCTGTTCCAGTATTTTGAAATAGTAAATCTCCTTGTTTTATCTTAAAATCATTTTGATTGCTATTACAACTGAACAAAACAAAGGAAAATATAAGTAGGATATAAGTTTGTTTTCGGGTATTATGCATGATTATTTTGTTGTTAATTTTTAGAGTAGGTCAAAATTATTAGCAATTTTAATGCTAATATAAAATCGTTTAGATAGCTTATATTGGTTGTTAGCGAAATTATAAGAAATTAAGTTTATGAGCAACTTAAATTCTTAACTGCCAATTATGAAGTTTACTAGATGTATGCAAAATTAAAATTAGGAACTAGTAAAAAGATCTTACAAAAATCTACGATACCAGCTTTCTTCAATAGGAATTTCCCAAAAATTATCAAAATCTTGTTTAGTTGTAATTAGATTGTCAAAAATTATGGTTTTGGCAGTAACTGCTTTGTTCTTTAATAACTTTTTGAAGTCTTTTAAATCTTTGTATTGCACAAACTCACCTTGTTTAAAACAAACATTCATCTTGTCTAGCAATTCAACTTCATAATCATTCTGAAGCTCTAAAATAAAGGATACAGAAGCATCTATTTCAGTATTTTTTAATGGTGAAGCTTCATCATCTGCAACTAGAACTATAAATCTATTGTAAAGAAATTTATAGGAAGCTTTAAAATTTTCATCATCAGCTCTCCAATTTTCTATGAAATTTTTCACTTTTTCTTCAATCTCCTCAATTTCATTAGGATAGAATTTTCTGCTAGAAGGATAAATCCACACTTTAGCATCATCAGGAATTGAACTATAATCTACAAACATTTGTTTATTTTAAAATGCAAAGGTACAGAAAAGAAAAACCGCAAACTGATAAAAATCAACTTGCGGTTTTAAGTTTTTATTAAAATACGTTTAAACCTCTTTAAGTGCAGTTTTTTTTACAAGTTGTATAAAATCATCTTGTACACTTTGTCCTTTGTTTTTGTTATACCAAACCTGCAGTTCTTGTTTAAATTCGGCGTTTAAACTTCCATGTTCGGCTTTATAATCTGCTACCATTTTAGTAGCAATAGTTGGTCTTGGTCCCCAAGTGTTTAAAACGTTGTTTTCTTTATCTAGCGCAATTAATTTAGGAATAGATCTACCGCCATTTGTTAAAAACAAATCCATCAATTCTAAATTATCATCACGTAAAACTATTTTTAGGTTAATGTTTTCGTTTGTACTTGCAATTTTATTAATTACAGGTAAGTTTTGTGCAGCATCTCCACACCAACCTTCAGAAATTACCAGCCAAGTTTGTGGTTCTTCTACTTTTTTAATTTCTTTAATTGTTTCCTCAGACAGTTTTATAGTCTTATCTAAACGTTTCATTCTTCTGTCGTTTAACATACTATAATTTGTTAACGCATCAGATTGTTCAGAACCAGTAGATTTTCCTTCCTCTAATAAATTTTTTACTAAATCTATGTACTCTTGATATGTGAGTGTTTTTTGTAAACTTTTTTCTATGATATTTTTCATAATAAATACTTCTAAATTCAACTTTTTAGACGTTAAAAACACTAAAACTTACAACAAATTTATTCTGCTTTTAGATTGCTAATAATATCTTCTGTCATCGATTCTAAATCGAATTTTGGATTCCAATTCCAATCTTGTTTGGCATCATTATCATTGATTGAAGAAGGCCAAGAATCTGCAATTTCTTGTCTAAAATCTGGTTTGTAAGTTATAGTAAAATTAGGAATGTGTTTTTTAATTTCTAAAGCAATTTCTTTTGGTGTAAAATCTATTGCAGCTAAATTATAAGCTGATCTAATTTTTACATCTTTTGGTTTTGCTTGCATAATTTTTATAGTTGCTTCTACAGCATCATTCATGTACATCATTGGCAAACGTGTGTTTTCTGATAGAAAGCATTCGTAATTTCCATCTTCAATAGCTTTAAAATAAATGTCTACAGCATAATCTGTTGTGCCACCACCAGGTTTTGTTTTCCAAGAAATAATACCAGGATAACGCAAGCTTCTAACATCTACACCATATTTTTTATGATAGTAATTACACCAAAACTCACCAGAAAGTTTACTAATTCCGTAAACTGTAGAAGGTTCCATAATAGTTTTTTGTGGCGTATTTTCTTTGGGAGTTGTAGGTCCAAAAACAGCAATAGAACTTGGCCAATACACTTGTTTAATATGTTTTTCTTTTGCTAAATCTAAAACTGCTAACAAAGAGTTCATATTTAAATCCCAAGCTTTTTGTGGGAACTTCTCTGCAGTTGCAGACAACATTGCCGCTAATAAATATACTTGAGAAACATTGTATTTTTTTATGACTTTTAAAATGGTTTCTTTGTCTGTTGCATCAATCAACTCAAAAGGTCCAGAAGACATCATTTGGTTGTTTCCTTCTCTTATATCTGAAGCAATTACATTATTGTTTCCGTATAAAACACGCAGTCTTTGGGTTAGTTCGTTTCCAATTTGACCACTTGCACCTAAAACTAAGATGGTTTCACTCATTTTTTAAAATTATATTTTTATCAAAAACAAAGGTAATTAATTTAGGTATTCGTAATTAATATTCGCTAAAATAATTATTCAATAATTTTAGAATTAAAATTGTGTTATTTGTTAGTATTTTCTTAAAATAAATGTGGATGCTTTTAAATTATGTATTTTTACTTTTTTAAATTCAATTGTGAAAAATATAGCTTACATAATATGTTGTTTTATCTTTTTTTCTTGCGGAAACAAGCAAAAAGAAAGTGCCGAGAATGAACAAATTAAACCTTTGTTAAGTGTTGTAAAAGAACATAAACCTTCAGAAAGTATAAATCCTACTTTTAGAAAAGAGGTAGAAAATTGGCAAGAACTAAATGCTGTAAATTCTTTTTTACAGAAGTTTGAAAAAGCATCACCAAACGAAGTTTTAAGTAATGCTTTAGAATTAAGAGATTTAGTTAAAGGTCTAAAAGATAGTGTAAAACCTAGTATTTTTGACATTCCTTCTTTTAACGCCAGAGTAAATATTCTTAATAATGAAGTTTTAAGATTGGCAGATTTAACATTTATACCAGCTATAAAAACAGAAGAAATTAATGCGCAAGTAGATAAGACTATAGTTGCTTTTTCTGCAGTAAACACTAAAATAAATACCATTCTTTCTAAAAAACGTTTTGAAGATGCAATTGATGTAAATTTAGATTTTATTGGAATAGATTCAACAAAAATTGATAGTATTTCTAAAAAATCTATAGAGGATATGATAAAGGAAAAAGACTTAAAGAAAAAGGTGCAATATGAAGGTCCGCCTATTGATTATAAAGCAAAAAAAAAGAAAAGTAGAAACTAATAAATTATGAAAAATATCTTAATCTTTCTTACATTTTCGTTGATTTTATTTGGTTGTAACCAAAAAAATGAAATCAAAACTTTAGACTTAAAAACAAAATCTCTTCATAAAAAGAAAATAAGTAAAGTGCTAAAAAATTGGCATCAAGCAGCTTCTAAAGCAGATTTTAATAGTTATTTTGATAAAATGGATGATAATTCTGTTTTTATAGGAACAGATGCAACAGAAAACTGGAACAAAAAACAATTTGAAGCCTTTAGTAAACCATATTTTGATAAAGGAAAAGCTTGGAGTTTTACAACTTTAGAAAGAAATATTTTTATAAATAACACAGGTGATTTTGCTTGGTTTGATGAATTGCTAAATACCCAAATGGGAACTTGTAGAGGTTCTGGAGTTTTAGAAAATATTAATAATTCTTGGAAAATTAAACATTATGTATTGTCCGTTTCAATACCAAATGAAGATATTGAAGCAGTAATTTCTGCAAAGAAAAAGAACGATTCTATTTTCTTGAAAAGATTTCAAAAATAGTTTTATTTGAATTCTCTTTTTTGCTAAAAAACGAATTACAGATTATCGTTTTTTAGGAAAGTTGAAACTACGAAACAACTTCATTTACTACTTTGTAAATTAATTCATTTTCGAAGCCTTTACGCATTAAAAAGTCAATTAATTTTTTCTTCCTTTTGTAAATATTTGGTTCAGAAATTACTTCATTTCTATTTTCTGTAATTCTGTAAATGGTTTCAATGTATTCTGTTTCATCAATTTCTTTTAAAGCCGTTTTTATATTATAGGCAGAAATATCTCTAAACTTCAATTC harbors:
- the ilvD gene encoding dihydroxy-acid dehydratase, with the translated sequence MELNKHSKRLTQDESQPASQAMLYAVGLSDEDMSKAQVGIASTGYDGNPCNMHLNNLAAEVKVESKIAGLVGLGFNTIGVSDGISMGTSGMNYSLASRDIIADSIETVMNAQSYDALVSVVGCDKNMPGAVIAMLRLNRPSIMMYGGTIASGNYKGRKLNIVSAFEALGQKVAGEIEEEEYREIIKRAIPGAGACGGMYTANTMASAIECMGFALPYNSSIPAENPNKLSEAERTALAIKNLLELDLKPLDIISKKSLENAIAIVNALGGSTNAVLHFLAIAHAADIEFTLEDFQRVSDRTPLIADLKPSGKYLMEDVHGVGGTPAIMKYLLDNGYLHGDCMTVTGKTLAENLANVEAMEFEDQDVIYPKDKALKSSGNIQIIYGNLATEGAVAKISGNEGLLFEGKAVVYDGEQAANTGISNGEVERGDVVVIRYVGPKGGPGMPEMLKPTSLIMGAGLGKSVALITDGRFSGGTHGFVVGHITPEAQSGGAIGLIETGDKIRISAEDNSINVLLSDEELAERKSKWVEPALKHNKGILYKYAKSVASASKGCVTDL
- the ilvB gene encoding biosynthetic-type acetolactate synthase large subunit; amino-acid sequence: METQTIKNTDKATKTTEYISGSEAIVRCLIEEGVKILYGYPGGAIMPVYDELYKYQDKIHHVLTRHEQGATHSAQGYARISGEVGVAMATSGPGATNLITGIADAQIDSTPMVCITGQVFSHLLGSDAFQETDIVGISTPVTKWNCQVTKAEDIPEAIAKAFYIARSGRPGPVLIDITKDAQIEKFDFSYEKCTKVRSYVPIPKTVEGSLEAAAKLINEAKKPLVVWGQGVILGKAEEAFKAVIEKAGIPAAWTILGASAIPTKHPLNVGMVGMHGNYAPNVLTNECDVLIAIGMRFDDRVTGKLDEYATQAKVIHFEIDPAEVNKNVKADVAVLGDAKATLEAVLPLINSNSHSEWHQKFKDLYAIEYEKVIKDDLHPTKEGLTMGEVLKEINIQSKGNAAIVSDVGQHQMIACRYAEFNKTKSNITSGGLGTMGFGLPAAIGAKMAAPEREVVSISGDGGYQMTIQELGTIFQQKAAVKVVVLNNDFLGMVRQWQQLFFEKRYASTEMINPNFVAIAEGYYIKARKVTKREDLAEAVKEMMESKEAYFLEVCVEKEGNVFPMIPTGASVSDVRLE
- the ilvN gene encoding acetolactate synthase small subunit is translated as MSTEKQLFTISVYTENNIGLLNRISAIFQRRHINIESLNISPSEIEGVAKFTIVVNMIEENVKKIIGQIEKQVEVIKAYYHDLDEIIYQISGLFKIKSELLFEERQIQNIIKESNARIVTVNKEFFVLEKSGKKEEIIELYNELSPFGIMQYTRSGLIAISKDEMKISTLLETYNN
- the ilvC gene encoding ketol-acid reductoisomerase codes for the protein MSNYFNTLTLREKLEQLGKCRFMDASEFEDGVSALKGKKIVIVGCGAQGLNQGLNMRDSGLDISYALRQAAIDQKRQSFKNATSNDFKVGNYEDLIPSADLVLNLTPDKQHTNAVNTVMPLMKKGATLSYSHGFNIVEEGMKIRKDLTVIMVAPKCPGSEVREEYKRGFGVPTLIAVHPENDPENKGWEQAKAYAVGTGGDRAGVLASSFVAEVKSDLMGEQTILCGLLQTGAILSFDKMVEKGIEPGYAAKLIQYGWETVTEALKHGGITNMMDRLSNPAKVEAFRISEELKDIMRPLFQKHMDDIMTGHFSKTMMEDWANDDVNLLKWRAATGETAFEKQEITSDEISEQEYFDHGTLLVAFVRAGVELAFEAMTESGIIEASAYYESLHETPLIANTIARMKLAEMNRVISDTAEYGCYLFDHACKPLLTDFMKTVDTNIIGKKFTDSNEVDNQELIRINSIIRNHPVEKVGAKLRASMTAMKVIKSA
- the ilvA gene encoding threonine ammonia-lyase IlvA, translated to MQTKPIYFPSLENIKAAAKKLEGVAYKTPLNVNINLSKELEANILFKREDLQVVRSYKIRGAYNKMSSLNADEKQRGIVCASAGNHAQGVALSCKLLQIKGTIFMPSPTPNQKISQVKMFGEDFIDVVIEGDTFDDAFNAATLECDAKKKTFIHPFNDEKVIEGQATVGLEILEQTDKKIDYVFVPIGGGGLSAGLSSVFKNLSPDTKIIGVEPEGAPSMLTSIKNKENTFLAEIDPFVDGAAVKKVGDLNFAICQQNLHNVITVPEGKICQTILDLYNKDAIVVEPAGALSIAALVFFKEDIKGKNVVCVVSGSNNDITRTAEIKERALLYANLKHYFIVKFPQRAGALKEFVAEILGPNDDITHFEYTKKSNRANGSAVVGLELKTSADLAPLIERMKNRNFFGEYLNDKPDLFQFLV